The region ATTGTGTCGGGTGGATCGCAGTGATGGAACCATATCAAAGTAAATGAGTAGCACAAAAAAAATGGCATAATATACAATACAAAAAAAAACCCGTAATTTTATTAAATATCTCTTATtctcttatttaattaaaatattgggCTTAAACTTTTTGGACTTTTTTAAAAGAGTTGGATTTATAATATAAGATAGCCCATATTTTTTTACTAGGGTAGCACTgcaatatataaaaaatttactAAAAAGTTTAGCCTTCTTGACGAAACTTGAGGGGTACCCCATGCTACCCTAGACACTTATGTGGATCCGCCGGTGTTGgaattatgtctatatatgtatatgtgtaatTTGTAAAATTCATGGAGTTAATAATCAAATATTGTTAGTTCTTAGTGAAAACAATATCGTTCTTCTTCCTTTTGTTCTTACAGAATGTTCCTACAAGTTTTGCTATTTTAGTATTAACTCTAACAAGGAGATATCAGAGGTAAGGTTTATGGTTCAAGAGGGTTGATGGCATGGTTCTAGATTGGTTGATGGTTGTAACTATGAATGATACTCTCCATAGTAAAGTATGGACTCATGACCAAGTTTAAAAGGTGTTGCTAAATTTGAAATTGTTTACGATGTTGGAGTTTGTGTATTTATAGATCTAGATGAAATTTTTtgaataatgataatgataactTTGAGGGTTTTGTAATAAAACCGTATAAATATAATGATGAGTGTGAAGGTACTATAGTGAAACCTAACGAAGAAAATGATGACTTTGAGGATTCTATAAAAAACCTATAAATATCATGATGAGTTTAAGAATTATTTAAAGAAttcatatatttaaataaaaagggGACAAAATCGACAAAAGGGTAATCGATGAAGAAACACACAAGAAAGGGGACCTGATGTTAAGGGAGGGAAGTTAGATGAAAAGTCAAAAAGATACATATTCATTAGTTTTAGTAAAGATGTTTTATTCTTCGAGAATAAAGCATGTGAATTGTCTTTCAAAAAAGGATGGAGCATCAGTACTATTATAGAGATGCATAAGCGATATGTATACAAGAACTGAAAGTTTAAATCATGATGAATTGGTTGACTTGGAATGGTTTTGATGATTTCAAGAAATTGAATACAAaacttgaagtttttgaagtctaGGTTAAGGGGAATGTTGATATGTAAGCTAGACTTATGTTAATTTGGAAGTTATAAAAGGTAGTTATGACAATTAGTTCTATGTAGTTTAGTTAGTTTATCCTAAGTACCATTATTGAACAATGTGTCAGTTATTTATGAAGAATTACAATGGTTATAAGGGTTGTGTCGGTTGGACTTATTTCTTTCATTCCTGCAAAATGTTCCTGTAAAttttgttaatttaggattaaCTCCAATAGAATGTTGATGTTGCATATATTTGATGAGGTGGACATCCCATCAACATCTTTTAACCTTATCAACTCAAATATGTCATTTAAGGCAAAACATTGTTCAAAAATAACAGAAGTTAGAAGCAAAGATATCAAAATCGATCATCAACTTTCTCAACCCTCTCCAACTCCAACTCATACATCTCCAAGTCAAATACACCACTGGAAGATGGACCCCCTTGTTATTGTAGGTTCCCTTCTTGAATTTGGACATCATGGATAAAGGATAACCATGACAGAAGGTTTAGGGTTTGCCTTAACTCTTGTTAAGTGGGTTTTTCATCATGAACCAATTCTTTCatcatataaatttttttatcaaGGAAAAATCCAAAGAAAAATGTCATTATTGAGAATTGGTTGAAAATAAACCAACAAAGAAGAAGAGAAATATGAAATGGAAGCGGGTCCTTTGGAACTCAAGCTTCGAATATTGGAAATGAGATAAACATGTACAAGATGAAGACAAATCATGAATCATTGATTGTTGGGAAAATGTTGGTCCAAATGAACATGAAGATGTTACTCAGAAATGTATACtagttttgttatttattttgttgCTAGTTAATCTATTTTAttgacatttttttaattttgttgctAGTTAATCTACTTTATTGACAATTTTGCAATAGTTTAATGTTTTTTTGTAATGAAGCATGATGCCTTACTAAATGTGAAATGGTTGAATGTATAATTGTTTATTTTGGTTGTTGAGTACAATACCATGTTAACATAGTTACAAATATAAAGAAAAATAGTTAAATTTTACTTTGGTTACCCAAAAGATTTAAAAATTTAGGATGCAGATACACATAAAAGTTCAAAAAATAGTAATATTGTGTGAAAAAGAATCATAATTCCATTAGTTTGGGAGTCTTAACATCCACAATCCAAggctgggtttttttttttttttttttttctgaaaatggCAAACTAACATGAAAGTTAATATTAAATGAGATTTGTAGTGTAGCATTTAAGCAATGAATGTTTAGATGTGAGAACTTGAGTTATTTATGATGATTAACGCCCGTTAATAGCAAACTGATTCCAAAGGATTAAAATGTATTAGTAAGAAGTACAGGGCCATGTGCAATATCAGATAATAGTTATCTCATGTTTGGGCCAATTTGGGTATTAGACCTACATACGTATATTGGGCATATCGAGTGCATTGGACTCATTAAATATATTAAACCTGATTATTATAAAAGGGATTAAAGAACACCTACACATGAATAACTTCGAATATATAATCGATCATCATTGGTGAAGTGGTCCACCTAGATAAAAGTCCGGATGATTTGGGGTGATATCTGAATGTATCGAGCATttgaacaaaaatattttttgtcttCACAATAATAACCACCTACCATGGTATTAAAGGATATTACAACATAATTTCCCTTTTTCAAAGTTCTTAGATGGTCTAATAGACACTTATAAgttataacatttgtaataaaaaCTTCTTAAACAGAAAGATATAGGAAAATGATAACGAGTTTGTTAAACATACACTTAAAGTATAAAACCATATTTCATTATTGAAAATTCGTTTGTGTTTTACAAACGGGAATACacataaaataactaaattaaattGTTGCTAACTCGTGATAATTGTTGGCAGTCATCGTGGTCATTTGTTGATATTTTTAATGTTAATgttgatattttctaaaaagaaagtTGATGAATTGTATATGATACTTAAATATGGTTATTTTAGTGAAAAACTATTAATTATACGATATTGATTCAATATTGTGTTAAGTATATGTATTTTTGCAATTAAAATTTTACTTTGTAAATTCTTTTAGGTGCAGTTATGCTTCAGATTCAATTAtaagtgtttttattttaattttaataaaacaaaacaaatgtATTTACAATAGATAATATATatggtaaaataaataaaagaaaataaatttaaaactttaatgaataattggagatatgatatatgatatggtaaaaaaaatatatagtaaTTAAAAGTGGTGCATATTGGGCGACTTTGGTAACTGAGCCATCATTGAATAACCTTACCTTATCATACTCTGTTGGAGATCCCTTTATAGAGACCGACCCACACACAGGAGAGGAAGGAAATTCATTAATTCAAGAACGAGTTTCAAACTAATACTACACTACAATACCATTTGTGTGATAACTGATAAGCTAGCAAACGTTGAATCGTGTACAGGAGAAATCAGCATCAACTATGAGTCTCTGAAGATCTCCAGCTTTGATGCCCAGATAAACCATTGATCTGCTGCCCAATTGAATCAGGAAGAAACTGCTTTGGATATCAAGGGGACTCCATGATGGGTGGCAAGCAATAGTTCATTCATTCGGGCGATCTGATGCAGTAATTGATTTATTTTCTGGAAAACCGAAGAGTTAAATCGTTAAGATTTGGAAGAATTTTGGTTAAATTCAGATGCAATGATGCAGTGAGATCTTGTCAAGATCATTTTGATAGTCCTCTTCGGCATTTTAACAAACACCTGGTGGACACAAAATTAAGAAGTCGATGGGATGCAGAAGATACAAAAAGACGAACCTCATCTTTCTCCTTAATAACACTGATCAATTGAATGATACTGTTTTGCCTCAACCTTCGCCGGCGCCGGGACCTCAAATAAAGTAGCAACAGCAACACCATTGAACCCGCCAGCGGGAAGTGTGACCGAAGTAACCCTCCTCTGCTCGTAGAAAAACTTCGAAGGAACGAGATGACGCTGGCAAACTTGAAACGTAAAACCTGCAGTCCACCATCCCACCGCCTTACTCCGACGGATTCCCCCATCGCCGCTGGTCTCGAGATAGGGGACGGTGGTCTGGGTCGTTCGATGTCGATTTCTCGTACATCTTGGTGATGGTGAACGTGAAGGTGAATGCCTTCGTGGTTCACTGGAGGGAATACGACGGGTGGTTGGTTGTCTTCATGTATCGTTGACCATACTTCTCTACCTCCAAGTGGATCTGATAAAGACGGGGATTGAGACTGagaatgaaattgaaattgatcGGAAATCGGATGCAATTGGAGTCGTTCCCATTCAATTAAAGCAGCAGGAGGCCCAAATACGGTGCTTTCTACATCTTCTTCTTCGTCAGCCATTTGTGTGCTGAGGACAGTTTGCTACATCCTTGACAAGTTTCCAACCAGGCAACGATGATGAAATGTGTTGCGCAAATAGACGATGTTTCATTAATGGTCCCTATACTATTGCTAAATATCTGAGTCAGTCCTTAAAGGCTTAAACTTCAATACTTGATGAATAATATTTATTTCCAAACATTATCATCTTTAACCAAAAAGTCAAATTCAAAAATTTATTCCGATTGATTAGTTTCAAATACAATTTGATTTAATATTACTGATTGTTTTTAGAGGACCATTTTTGTAAATTGAAACTATTTTGGACTCTAGTCAAAGAAAAATACAAACACATGGACAGACCATTTTTACAATTTTCTTAAATAAGATATTCAgactttaataaaaaaaattaagtgatTTGATCCAACCTTACTCACAAAAAGTATCATAAGGCACATACAGTCAACTCCTCGTATAAAATTACCTCATAAAAATGTCAAACATAAAAGGTATCTCTAATAAGCAATTTGGGGAGTACGAATATAATTAACCAAATAAAATTGTTGTATATACTATAAAAGGGTCACCATTTTTCATTCAATGTAGCTGATAAACGTAATCAAATTTATCATAATCGGCAACTCAAATAAGAAAGACATCatcatttgtgaaaaaaaatagGATTATTGTCATTATAGCCCAATGATGTTTAGTATATTGGTTTAAAAGGTCATTCGCGATTTTTTTTTTGCCTTTTAGGGGTACGAACTTGTGTTGTACCTGCTAATAAAGGGATGGACCACATTTTAAGCCGGTTTTACCGGTTAAAATAAGcttatttgactttttatttttctttttaaaagctAAAATTGAAAGAATAATCCATGTGAGTTTTTTTCTTCGAAAAAACTCCTTCTTCTCTTATGAATCGATTTGTAGCTCCGGGTTTTAACGACCGCAGGTTTCTTTTTTATCTCTTCCTCTCCGATCGATCTCACAGCCTCCTCTCTCTTGTTCTTCTTCATGTCGTACTGCAGAAACATAGTTCACTCAACCTTCTTACCTTCGATCGAAATCGAGTTCCAGGTTTGATGGAGTGAGATGAAGATGAGTGTGTGGGTCCATCTCCACTCACTTCCTGCATCTGTTCAACTTCATCCACCATGTATACACAAAactggaaaccctaaccctagcccaAATCTTAAATCGCTAAACATATAAAATTGCAATTTAAGCCCTAGTTCCAAAGTTCTCTAATGAGAAAAAAACGAAGAGAGTCGAACCTTAGGCAGGAAAGAGGTGAACCTTCTAACTTTAGCTTTCTACAACAACGAAGTGAAGATACGAGTGTCATAAATTGTATCTTTTTTACAAAGAGAATATGAATCGGAGGCCAAATCGGAAAACATCTccgaaaaatcatccaaatctaACGCACCGAATCCACTTTTTTCTCTCTCCAGAACGTTCAACAACTCCTTGAAGAAAACGACGTCGCAGGGGAGGACGAATCTGCCGGTGGTCTGGAAGTTGAACTCCTACTTCACTTTGCTGAGTAAGGAGACAAACACAAGTAGGTTGAGAAAGCGGGTGGGAATGACGAAGCAGCGGTGTTCTTCACCAGCGTAAACGGTAAGAGATCCGACAGAGGGATGCAGCGACAGCCAACGTTGCACGACTTGTTTGAGGCGGACGATCTGACTGATTTTGTTGCCCCTCTTATTTGTTTGAACTTCAAATTGGTGATTATGTCAACGTTGTAATTtttggttcttcaatttcatcACTGATATGTTCCATCCTCTAATTTCATTCGGAATTTCTTTGTACTTTTTGAATTTTTGTGAAAGATAAAGGAAAAATCAACGACACATAGGCTCCATGTGGACCATTTAAGTTGAACAAATGTCATTTGGCATATCAAAATTGATGATTAGGGTGACCCCTTTCATATTTTGATAATGGCTTTTTAAAACGGTAAAACACAAGTACGTACCCTtaaaaggcaaaaaaaaaaatcGCGAGACCTTTTAAACCAATATACTAAACTTGGTAATAACCCAAAAAAATATTGTATGTTTACTACCGTATAATATAGGATTCAGCCTGTTCTTTACAACAT is a window of Lactuca sativa cultivar Salinas chromosome 1, Lsat_Salinas_v11, whole genome shotgun sequence DNA encoding:
- the LOC111916733 gene encoding uncharacterized protein LOC111916733 encodes the protein MADEEEDVESTVFGPPAALIEWERLQLHPISDQFQFHSQSQSPSLSDPLGGREVWSTIHEDNQPPVVFPPVNHEGIHLHVHHHQDVREIDIERPRPPSPISRPAAMGESVGVRRWDGGLQVLRFKFASVISFLRSFSTSRGGLLRSHFPLAGSMVLLLLLYLRSRRRRRLRQNSIIQLISVIKEKDEKINQLLHQIARMNELLLATHHGVPLISKAVSS